CAGCGATCTCGGTCAGGGCCTCTGCGGCTGGGACAGCGCCGTCCTGATAGGAACGCAGAAGATCGAGGGTCTTTTCAACAAAGTGATGCCGCTGCATCTGCTCGGGTTTTTCATTATAACCAAAGGCTTTGGCGGCCATCGCTGCATAAGAGTCCAGCTCCTCGCGAATCGCGGCCAGATCGCGCAGACGATCGCTGGTGTTCCAGGATTCATGTATGACATGGACCGAAACCTTGTAATGCTCCTCGGCGTCATGCACGAGATTCGTGATGCCACGGAACCCAAACATCCTTGCGTTGCCCTTGATCGTATGCAATTCGCGATAGAGGTCCTGCAGGCTGGCGATCGTGATCAGATGCCCCTCCCTTTCCAAAAGGTCGCGGCAGTGATCCAAAGCCGTTACAGAGTTGCGATGAAACTGCTGGAAGCGATCGCTGCTGGTGCTGACGAGCTGACTCAGGATCTCAAGCTCCCTCTGCTGATTAAGGTTCACTTTTTCCAGCATCCTGAGTTCGGAAACATCACGCAGGCTCACCAGAATCTTTTCGACGACGCTGGCGTCATTGAAAATGGGAGTCCAGTCGATCTCCACGGTTTTTTCGCGGGAATGGGAAAAGTTCAGAATCAACTGGCGCGGAAGAATGTGTTGGTTCGCGGAAAAGCCAATTTCCTCCGCGCCGATGGAAAAGTCCAAAACTGACAGAATCTGTTCCAAAGAATCCGCGTCGATCGCAGCCTTTTGTAAAAGAACCTCCTTCACATCACATCCCGCGATATCCGACCGTTCGAGCAGTTCGGTCGTGTACACGGAATATTCGGGATGAATCCGCCGGCCGTCCGTGATCGTGAAAATACCCTGCCTGATATAACGCAGCATATTCAGGATATCGAGCTGCTGCTGACGGTTCAAAGCCTCCGCCTGCTTCAGCTTGCTGATATAGGTGGCTATTTCATCCGAAGACTGCCGACAGACCTGTTCATAACGACTTTCGCGCTCCTTGAAGTCATCATAGCTCGTATCCACCCGCCCTAAAAATTCCCGGAAGGCTTCCGCCGGGATGGGCGAACCGTCCAGCTCAATCTTGCAGCGTTTCAGTTGCCTTAACAGTATCGAAGAAAGTTCCTTTTCCATATGCCAAGCCTCGGCTTTACTTCTCGTAAAGCATGATCAGATTCATGGTTTGATTATGCAGAGAGCAAATCCCTGATGCATCGGTGGCGATCTCTCCGAACGCATAGAATCCATTGACCACGTATTTTTGCGATTTGAATT
This is a stretch of genomic DNA from Oligoflexus sp.. It encodes these proteins:
- a CDS encoding ATP-binding protein, whose product is MEKELSSILLRQLKRCKIELDGSPIPAEAFREFLGRVDTSYDDFKERESRYEQVCRQSSDEIATYISKLKQAEALNRQQQLDILNMLRYIRQGIFTITDGRRIHPEYSVYTTELLERSDIAGCDVKEVLLQKAAIDADSLEQILSVLDFSIGAEEIGFSANQHILPRQLILNFSHSREKTVEIDWTPIFNDASVVEKILVSLRDVSELRMLEKVNLNQQRELEILSQLVSTSSDRFQQFHRNSVTALDHCRDLLEREGHLITIASLQDLYRELHTIKGNARMFGFRGITNLVHDAEEHYKVSVHVIHESWNTSDRLRDLAAIREELDSYAAMAAKAFGYNEKPEQMQRHHFVEKTLDLLRSYQDGAVPAAEALTEIAANIRIFEYSPLNLILESVVSGSAPLAQELGKLPPQINVPQNALGFHRKTHAALESIFNHLIRNSLDHGLEPEQERLHAGKPARGSIHIHLTRSHHGVSIHLQDDGRGLNLNRIQDKAQSLGILTSTASMSTEDLAQLIFEPGLSTRAQENQVSGRGMGLSAVRSLARDLGGTIRLELQQKDKAVPALSFVIDLPADVVTELSDHAIPLQKAS